The genome window TATGCGCAGATATCCGTTTATATATATCGTTATCGCGGCACTTCCCCTTGTTCTGGCCTCGTGCGGAGGGGGGGAGGATGACTTAGACCAGGCCATCCCGGTCGCCACGCCTCCCCCGAGGGTAGCCCCGCCGGCGGAGGCGGAAAAACCCATGGAGCCTCTTGTGCCCGTGGAAGGTGTGCTGCGTAACCCCTTCCAGACCTATATAGTTGCGCCGGTAGCATTAGGGGACGACGATGATTACAGAAAGGGACCCCTTGAGTGCTGTCCGCTGGAGCGCTTCAACCTGTTGGCGGTCGTGGCGGGCGTGGACGACCCAAGGGCGTTGGTGCTGGCCCCCGACGGAAAGAGGTATAT of Thermodesulfobacteriota bacterium contains these proteins:
- a CDS encoding pilus assembly protein PilP, whose translation is MRRYPFIYIVIAALPLVLASCGGGEDDLDQAIPVATPPPRVAPPAEAEKPMEPLVPVEGVLRNPFQTYIVAPVALGDDDDYRKGPLECCPLERFNLLAVVAGVDDPRALVLAPDGKRYIVKTGDRFGDKRGVISRIEGRELFVKEKVRDDMGQVVDTVEKSIGLPMEREGGG